The sequence CCCGGGGCACGGCTTCGCGCCCAGGGGGTCGCCGACGCATTCGTATGGATGTCGGGCGCCGTCGCGACGGTCGCTTCGGGGTTCCTGCTCGCCGCCGGCGGCTACGCCGCGCTCAGCCTGGTCGGCGCCGCGCTGGCGCTCGTCCCCCCACTGGTGTTGGTCCGTATGCGGCGTGCAGCGGCCTCGGTCCAACCGGTGGCCTGAGGTCGGGCCGGACGTCCCGACGCTGTCGCGGACTCACCACGGGGGTTCATGACTTCGATCGGTACTCGCAGCGCAACTCACAGCACCATTCCGTCGGGGAGGACATGCCCGTCAAGCCACTCCAACGCTGTGGCCACGCCTTCGACCGCTGCCGGTTCCCCCAGCCGCAGGTAGACCACCCGTGCGAACCGGAATCGCCCGGCCAACGGAATGAAACCGGCGTCGTCAGGTTCCGCGTCACTTGCCGCCTGGTACCTTGACGGGACGCCGGATCGAACAGCAAAGGAGTGGCCATGCAACACGTCGTTCCCGTCGATCGGCTCGACGACTACATCGGGCGTGATCTCGGTGTTTCCGACTGGATGACGGTCGATCAGGCGCGCGTCGACGCGTTCGCCGACACGACTCTCGACCACCAGTTCATTCACGTGGATCCGGAACGGGCCAAGGCGACACCGTGGGGCACGACGATCGCCCAGGGGTTCTTGACGCTGTCGCTGGTCCCGTATCTTCTGTCCTCGACCGGCATCGTTCCCGAGGGCACCGTGATGGCGATCAACTACGGCACCGACAAGGTGCGATTCCTCGAGGCCGTCAAGGTCCCGAGTGAAATACGAGCCCGCGCATCCCTGGCCGACGTCACGAAGAAGGGTCCCGGCCGCTACGTTCTCAAGGTGGACGCGACGGTCGAGATCAAGGGTGTGGAGAAGCCGGCCCTCGTTGCCGAGATGCTCGCGATGTTCGTGGTGGCCGAGTGACGCAGGCCCTGATCCGTCCCCAATACCGTTGAACCCAGGGCTCAGGGTGACCCACAGGGTCACTACGAGCCCAGGGTTCAAGGATCAGGGGGTGTCGCGCCGGTGATAGCTCTGTAGTGATGCGACGTCGGTCACGGCGTCATAACCCGATTGCAGGCTCTGCGCGACGGCGAGACCACCCTTGATGGTGGTGATGCACGGCACCTTGTTGCGGGTGGCGGCCCGTCGGATCAGGCCACCGTCCCCGCGGGCTCGCCGACCCCGTGGCGTGTTGATCACGAGGGAGATGAGGCCTTCCTCGACGAGGCGAACCGGATCCCACGGTCCGTCGCCGACCTTGTCTACGTGGGAGGCGGCGACCCCGTTGTGGATCAGGTACTCACTGGTCCCGTGGGTCGCCAGGATGCGGAACCCGAGATCGGCAAAGATGCGGCCGACCTGCAATCCGACCGGCTTGTCGCGGTCGGCGAGCGAGATGAACAAGGTGCCGTCGGTCGGTATCGCGTGACCGCTTCCCAGGAGCGCCTTCGCGTAGGCGGCACCAACCGAGCCGGCCAACCCCATCACCTCTCCGGTCGCTCGCATCTCCGGTCCGAGAATCGTGTCTTCAGCGGGGAAACGAGGCCACGGCAGCACCGCCTCCTTCACCGCCACGAACGTGGGCGCCACGCCGTCTCGATCGGGAAGGAGACCGATTGCGCGCAGATCGGCGAGCGTCTCGCCGAGCATGACCCTCGATGCCACCTTCGCCAGCGGCACGCCGGTCGCCTTGGATACGAACGGGATGGTTCTCGACGCTCGCGGGTTGGCTTCGAGGACGAACACGTCTTCACCTTTGACCGCGAACTGGATGTTGAGCAGACCACACACGTCGAGGCCTCTGGCCAGCTTCCCGGTGTAGTCGAGGATGCGTTCGTGAGCCTCGGGCGGCAGCGTCATCGGAGGCAGAACACACGCCGAGTCGCCCGAATGCACGCCGGCCTCTTCGACATGCTCCATCACCCCGCCGACGTAGAGCTCATGACCGTCGAACACCGCATCGAGGTCCACCTCGGTGGCACCTTCGAGGAACCGGTCGATCAGCAGTGGCGCCTCGTTGAAGCCGGTCTCGTCGCCAAGCGAGTCGCCCGCGAACTCGTCGAGATACTCGGAC is a genomic window of bacterium BMS3Abin02 containing:
- a CDS encoding putative enoyl-CoA hydratase 1; this translates as MQHVVPVDRLDDYIGRDLGVSDWMTVDQARVDAFADTTLDHQFIHVDPERAKATPWGTTIAQGFLTLSLVPYLLSSTGIVPEGTVMAINYGTDKVRFLEAVKVPSEIRARASLADVTKKGPGRYVLKVDATVEIKGVEKPALVAEMLAMFVVAE